The nucleotide sequence TAGCCCGGATGATTCACCGGCCCCCGAACTTGGCGCGCAGACTGCGCGAACACCAACCCGAAGCGCAAGCGAGCTAAGTCCGTTGCTGATCCTCGCTTGCGCTTCGGGTTGGTGTGGGCCGGTGAATAATCCGGGCTAGCCATCAGTTTGCAGCCACCGGCGCGCAACCGCCGGGGCCCCTTGTCTCACCCGAGCGCAGGCGACACGCTTGTCGCGTGCGACGAGGTGCGCGGCCAATGCCCCTTTCGCTCCGCGAGATGGGAGCCGTTTACTCGGCGGCCATGCGACACGCGTGTCGCATTGGCACGCGCTGCCGCATCCAATCCGTAGGAGGAATATCGGTGTCGCGCAAAGCGTCCGTGACGGCGCCGAAACAAAAGCGACACGCGCGTGTCGCTTTTGCTGCGGCACCGTCTCAAACGACCATTTCTGACCCGCACGGCTCGGCGAGAGACGCGGAGGGAACCCCCCACCATTGGCCAACTGACAGATTCTGTCAGTTGATCGGGCGTTCCGCGTCCCTCCGTTCGCCGCAGCTTGATGCGCAGCGGTGGGACGTTGGGCCGCCGCTTTTCCAGCACGCCGCCTAATTGCTTCATGGCGCCGCGGACGTTGCGCGTCAGCCAGCGCAGACACAGCCCGAGGATCAGCAAACACAGTATAAACGCCGTGAGCAAAGCGCCGACGATAATCAGAAAGAGCTTCATGGCTATTCCTCGAAATCAGGCGCCAGGTAGACGTCGGCGGCCGGGGCTCGGCGAGCTCGCCGATTTTCTCATAGCGCTGCTCGCGTTCAACCGCGGCGTTCCAGCGCGCAAACGCCGCGCGTGGTGAAGCCGAGCCGTCGCTCAGAGCGAGCGCGTTGCGCGCGTGGTGAGAACCCTCGTCGGCCTCTTCCTCCTCGTCTTCTTCGTCGAACTCCTGATGGCACCGGGTTGCATTCCTTGCCGTCCCGCTCGCACTGCCGGCGGACTTCTTCCTCGGTCGGCCCGCCGCGGGCGCATCTTTTCGGCCAGGCATCGTGAACGAGACTGCATGCCGCGTTATAATGCCGATGGCGAACAACGATTTCTGATTTGCGAGATCCAGCATGGAACCCCTGGTGGTTGAAGCGATCTATGAGAACGGCGTGCTCAAACCGGCCCAGCCGTTGCCGCTAAAAGAGCATGAGCAGGTACGGATCACCGTCGAATCGACAAGTTATCCGGTTCGGGCAACCGCCGGTTTAATTCCTTGCAATGATGCCACGCTCATCGAGCACATCGCCCTCGATCCAATCGAGGAGCTATGACGTTTGCCGACATTCCCGTGGGCACGTCGATATTCGTCGACGCGAACACGTTCGTCTACCATTACAGCCGCCATCCGGTCCTGGCCGCGCCCTGCACGGACTTGCTCGACCGTATCGCGCGGAGCGAATTGACCGGCATTACGTCGGCTGATGTTTTAAGCGATGTAGCGCATCGCTTGATGGTTTTGGAAGCGGCGACGGTTTTCGGCTGGACCGGAACGGGCATCACCGGTCGATTTCGGCGTCATCCGAGCGA is from Pirellulales bacterium and encodes:
- a CDS encoding antitoxin family protein, whose amino-acid sequence is MEPLVVEAIYENGVLKPAQPLPLKEHEQVRITVESTSYPVRATAGLIPCNDATLIEHIALDPIEEL
- a CDS encoding type II toxin-antitoxin system VapC family toxin, with protein sequence MTFADIPVGTSIFVDANTFVYHYSRHPVLAAPCTDLLDRIARSELTGITSADVLSDVAHRLMVLEAATVFGWTGTGITGRFRRHPSEIQKLTQFQRSVQTIATFGIKIVAVSAPLVDAATTISRQVGLLSGDALIVTVMRSEGVSQLASHDADFDRVPGLVRYAPV